The following are encoded together in the Bos mutus isolate GX-2022 chromosome 3, NWIPB_WYAK_1.1, whole genome shotgun sequence genome:
- the LCE7A gene encoding late cornified envelope protein 7A: MFCQQNQQKYQLPTKSLPKYPPKRFPQVPQAPQAPQAPQAPAPYLPPTRTHYVSSCSISGFGGCSSLVSHRFPSNYRRQPQPSSCLDVELAGCSSCCHGFGDYNC; this comes from the coding sequence ATGTTCTGCCAGCAAAACCAGCAGAAGTACCAGCTCCCCACCAAGAGCCTTCCCAAATATCCACCTAAGCGCTTCCCTCAGGTTCCTCAGGCCCCTCAGGCCCCTCAGGCCCCTCAGGCCCCTGCTCCCTACCTGCCTCCCACCCGCACCCACTATGTCTCCAGCTGCTCTATTTCTGGCTTTGGAGGCTGCAGCTCTCTGGTATCCCATCGGTTCCCAAGCAACTACCGACGCCAGCCCCAGCCTTCCAGCTGCTTAGACGTGGAGCTTGCTGGATGTTCCAGTTGCTGCCATGGTTTTGGGGACTACAACTGTTGA